The Lasioglossum baleicum chromosome 3, iyLasBale1, whole genome shotgun sequence region CGGACTCCTGGACGTCGGGGACGGCAAAGTGGGGATCGTGGTTTTACGTGGGAGAATTACGACCCACTTATCTCGAGACGTGTTTCGCGATCGGGGAAATCTTCCGGATCTTTCTCGCGGTTCACTGATCCCGTCATACGCAAACAACAATTTACCGGTGAATCAAAGGGAGGATAGGTGGCTCGCGAACGTCTGCCGATCGCCAGCAGAAAATCTCGGAGAGCGCAGCGGCTGAGAATTTTTGGGAGTCTGGGAAAGATTGAGACCTGGACCACACATCAGGGCCACGACTGCACCTCCCTAACCGCGCGATATTTTCGTCGACGTGACGTCACAGAAAGACGCAAGCTCGAAATAGAAGACAGTCCTCTTCTTCTAGGATGCTTTCGGTGACTCTCTCGGTTGAAACGCCTCTTCTCTTGATCCTACCACGTACCCCACGTCTGTTTACGATGCACCGGGTGCCGATCGACACGAAGGTCGATCGATCTTCAGGGTCGTCAACTGAAGATCGATTCAGCGAATCTCTTCGGCCTAGTACCGCCTTCGCGGCCGGTACTTTGTCTCTCTTTCGGAGATCTATACCGGAATGTTATCGTCAGTAATATAACGATGATTTGGAGGAAGTACAATTTGTAAATGATGGGCACTATAAATTTGAAGAGAAGATTGACGAGCCGTCGACTAGTGATTATAAAAAGACGTACTAGTACGTCAATGCTGTCCAGCTATTTCATTCGGAGACGTAATATTACGTCAGCGGCGAAGAATGTCTTCACATCTTGATACTCTCGAACACCTTGTCAAGATGTTCTTTCTTtcaatgtataaattaatatgaTTCAAATACAAAGAGTTTGTCctttcgaaaattgaaaattgtccaCATCAATTGAGAGGCATAGGAGTCGCTTAGAAATTCTTATCTCTCTTCAACAATTTgaatagattgaaaatttcgtatcgatatcttctaattcgtttCCTAACTCTCCTAACTCTCTACTGTCTTCAATTTCTCCTACCAATTATTCTTATAACTCCATAAAATTATTAGCTTTAATATGATTCATTTTCCGGAGACCAACGAGGGTTGTTCTGTTAAAGGGTAGGACGATATCGCGAGAAGCAGTACCAATTGGCCGCGCAGAAACACAACGAGGCGTACCAGAAGTACAACTATTATCAGCAGACCGCGAGATACTTCGAACGAGAGTGTAGAATCGCCAGACACTACGACTCGTGGAATTACAGGCCTATAGACCCGAAAGGTGAACTCGAGAAAGCGAAGAAAACCGAACGACTTTTATGCAGAAGAAATAAATTGAGACGTTTGTTCAAAGAGGAGGACGAAACGTACAAAAGAGAGCTGGAAGAACGGAAGAGGTTGCGATTGAGACCCGATGAGCATTCGTTGGAAGCTTTGGCGCAAAAATTGAAAGAGAAACGAGCGGAACAGAGTCTCTATTTGCCTAGAACCTGTCGAAGATACCAATCTTACTTTGTTTGCCCCACAAATTCGTCAGGTTCCCGTTGCAGCACTCTGAGAGACACGAATCTCGGGTATACTCGCGTCTGCAGAGATTCGACGAACTTCGTTCAGATCGGTGACAATTCTTATCGCAGGAACAACAAAATGAGCGAGAACGAGAACAAAAGTTTTAGAGATGACGACACTCCTATATATCCTAATCCAAAATTTTCAGCTCGATATTTCCATAAGACTTTGGAGAACACGAATGTGAGGAACGACGATCCCGAGGAATACGTTCAAGGGAGTTCCATGGCTGCAGGCCTTCCTGATGGAGGAGGAGAGGGTCTTGTAGACATAgacaataaagaaaataaattgaatagcTATCGGGAAGATGGCAGAATTGCCGAAAATCGTTCTCCGAATTCAACGGAGGATGGTCAAGTCATCTCGAGAGACATGCCAGATTTCCGGGAACTTGAGAGACCAAATGAGAACGCGGGTCAAACGGAAGAAACGTCTTCGGAAGGTTCAGCACGTCGCGAAAAAGAAAGCGCAGAAAGATATACCAAGAAAGAGGATCTAGGCAGGGAAGATGGGAAGAGGTTGGACACCCGACAATTCGAGGTCGAGAAAAGCATGCCTTGGCTACGAATGGACCCCGGCGACAAGAACCTTTCGAAGCAGATGTTCCTCTACTTAACTCACAACGAACTAAAGACTAAGATCGAGGACCTCTCGAGGCGCGAGGCGCACGCTTGCAACAAGCAGAGCTGGGACGAGGCCCTGAGACTTCGGGATATGAGAAACAGGCTGGAATTGATTCGCGAAAAACAGCTTTACAATATTGATAATTTAGACTTGGATGAAGAAGTGAGGAAGATGGCATTGCTTAATATTAAGAAGAGGGAAGAGGAACTGGCCGAGCGCGAGAGTGTCTGCAGCGATTCGACGATGTACAGGTAAACTGGAACTCTAATATTGCTACAATAATGTCTTGATGCATGTGAAAGAGATGTGTGCCCTTTGAGGGGCCATACACGTTCATACACGATGTAAGCAACTGAAAAAGTATTCACATATATCaagatattattttattaagttgTTGCACTCGAAATTTGTTTTTCAGTTTTGGCAGTCAGGGATACAAAACGGTAGAGCATTCGAGAACAACTTGAACTATAGTTTTCGTTAGAATTAAATATGTCTATCAGTAGGATCAGTAATTTCGTGTGCAGCAGCCGAATAATTTAAACTATTGCCAGTAACATTGATCTGATCGCTTACCAGTGTTCACCAGTGAAGTATCTTACTTCCGTTCTGAGAACATTCTGCCACGTTCGAtcatgtcagcgtcgcgatctactgtacaaaaatatttagatcgtgatataatattaaatatgattCAATCAAATCGATAGATATCAGTCGTCAGCTATGTTGGTTCTTTTCGATGTCGAACCAGCGATTTGATTTGTTGCAATTGTGGCACGTGACCGTGAGCGATGGTAAGGGTCTAGGACGACGAATGGCACCTCTTGATTCTCAAATTAGTCGAAGTCCGTTGATGTTGCAACCGTATAC contains the following coding sequences:
- the LOC143221955 gene encoding uncharacterized protein LOC143221955 is translated as MVGRYREKQYQLAAQKHNEAYQKYNYYQQTARYFERECRIARHYDSWNYRPIDPKGELEKAKKTERLLCRRNKLRRLFKEEDETYKRELEERKRLRLRPDEHSLEALAQKLKEKRAEQSLYLPRTCRRYQSYFVCPTNSSGSRCSTLRDTNLGYTRVCRDSTNFVQIGDNSYRRNNKMSENENKSFRDDDTPIYPNPKFSARYFHKTLENTNVRNDDPEEYVQGSSMAAGLPDGGGEGLVDIDNKENKLNSYREDGRIAENRSPNSTEDGQVISRDMPDFRELERPNENAGQTEETSSEGSARREKESAERYTKKEDLGREDGKRLDTRQFEVEKSMPWLRMDPGDKNLSKQMFLYLTHNELKTKIEDLSRREAHACNKQSWDEALRLRDMRNRLELIREKQLYNIDNLDLDEEVRKMALLNIKKREEELAERESVCSDSTMYSQDAKDMWKKWVHEDDRSVIKDARMQRETMMNNLEKEWQDLAIRDKDRISRTYQNVMMDSALQEEHKVSAAINQSRMKSYPSSMK